The sequence TATAATTCTATAAATAATAAAACACAGCCACCTcgcttagttttcatttttgcgAATCGTTATGACAATATGACATTCATTTGACATTTATTCAAGCGGATATGCGTATCATTTGNNNNNNNNNNNNNNNNNNNNNNNNNNNNNNNNNNNNNNNNNNNNNNNNNNNNNNNNNNNNNNNNNNNNNNNNNNNNNNNNNNNNNNNNNNNNNNNNNNNNNNNNNNNNNNNNNNNNNNNNNNNNNNNNNNNNNNNNNNNNNNNNNNNNNNNNNNNNNNNNNNNNNNNNNNNNNNNNNNNNNNNNNNNNNNNNNNNNNNNNNNNNNNNNNNNNNNNNNNNNNNNNNNNNNNNNNNNNNNNNNNNNNNNNNNNNNNNNNNNNNNNNNNNNNNNNNNNNNNNNNNNNNNNNNNNNNNNNNNNNNNNNNNNNNNNNNNNNNNNNNNNNNNNNNNNNNNNNNNNNNNNNNNNNNNNNNNNNNNNNNNNNNNNNNNNNNNNNNNNNNNNNNNNNNNNNNNNNNNNNNNNNNNNNNNNNNNNNNNNNNNNNNNNNNNNNNNNNNNNNNNNNNNNNNNNNNNNNNNNNNNNNNNNNNNNNNNNNNNNNNNNNNNNNNNNNNNNNNNNNNNNNNNNNNNNNNNNNNNNNNNNNNNNNNNNNNNNNNNNNNNNNNNNNNNNNNNNNNNNNNNNNNNNNNNNNNNNNNNNNNNNNNNNNNNNNNNNNNNNNNNNNNNNNNNNNNNNNNNNNNNNNNNNNNNNNNNNNNNNNNNNNNNNNNNNNNNNNNNNNNNNNNNNNNNNNNNNNNNNNNNNNNNNNNNNNNNNNNNNNNNNNNNNNNNNNNNNNNNNNNNNNNNNNNNNNNNNNNNNNNNNNNNNNNNNNNNNNNNNNNNNNNNNNNNNNNNNNNNNNNNNNNNNNNNNNNNNNNNNNNNNNNNNNNNNNNNNNNNNNNNNNNNNNNNNNNNNNNNNNNNNNNNNNNNNNNNNNNNNNNNNNNNNNNNNNNNNNNNNNNNNNNNNNNNNNNNNNNNNNNNNNNNNNNNTTTCaccatttaatattttttttcacattttttttttgtCCTACTTAAAAAATATAAGGTGAGAGATCATATTttatcaaataattaaaaaaaaaaatttgaaaggaTACCTTTTCTATAATTCACAGGACTGTTATTTGTTCCTATGTGTATCCGAAACAAATTGTGTAAATGAACTTGGTAATAAAAGAGGTCAGAAATAATAGGAAATGTGTTTGGAGTACTTTCATATCAGTTTTAAAATAGTGGTTGGAGGTATATTCAAAGACTTCAATACCTAAATCATTAAGAATTTAAGTATGTTTAAATgagaattaaattataaaatacctGAAAATGAAAGAATATTTATAGATTACTAGATTAGAGCGGCGGACAAAGTTATATCTGATCATAATCGCAAGTTATCTCCCATTGTATGAGAGATTATAGCTCAATGATCCGTTGTGTCAATtagggtgtgcatggcccggtcTGGCCCGGGTCCGAACATTTTAGgggctaatttagtgtgattttatcggatttaagggtctcaaaaatagacccggtcattatttcaggtcgggtccgggccatagctcgggccACCCGAAATCGGCCTAgtgacccggtcatcatacaccattaatattttgtgttattagtgatgaatAATGACTATtattatgtggaatttaagtatgataaactttaatattttgtattattatcattatatataagactataagttaatgttttatgtttaaaatgcataagactttagactaatgcataatattgtgttatttgtattgatttaaatatttggtgttattagacaatattagtattgattatggttatactttaattttagagaatagttggttcttgttatatttttctaagtgaattttaccatgtcaaataatggttggagtcttgaaaatttggattttttatatgctaacttacaagaaggtatcaaggtaatataatgttaacggcccgatttttacccggtataatcgtggtccgaaagtgtataggtttcatcgggtttaggaccAGATTCAGGTCTAACAAATAGACCCGATATATATTTCGGATCGAATCTAAGTCACATCAAATccggtttcacccgacccatgtacATCCCTAATGTCAATACAGCTTGCGTGTTTAAAAATCTGCGATACAAGGCCCATATCTCACTGGGCTAGAACTCATGCACATAATTCTAACGATTTTTCATTATTTAAATATTCGTTCGGGAATTTAAATTCTTGCGTATGTAACCTGATGATTAGCAACAAATTGGATTGATAGATATCatgaaataacaaaaacaaaaaattatgttCAATCTCTCCTAACTTCCCTAAAATCTTGGAGAAGAAATCACAAACCAACAAACTCCTCTATCAAATAAGCCCACTATATAAAAAGGAGTAGTTAAGCCCTTGTATATTTTCCAAGATCTTCATCANNNNNNNNNNNNNNNNNNNNNNNNNNNNNNNNNNNNNNNNNNNNNNNNNNNNNNNNNNNNNNNNNNNNNNNNNNNNNNNNNNNNNNNNNNNNNNNNNNNNNNNNNNNNNNNNNNNNNNNNNNNNNNNNNNNNNNNNNNNNNNNNNNNNNNNNNNNNNNNNNNNNNNNNNNNNNNNNNNNNNNNNNNNNNNNNNNNNNNNNNNNNNNNNNNNNNNNNNNNNNNNNNNNNNNNNNNNNNNNNNNNNNNNNNNNNNNNNNNNNNNNNNNNTCCGTCGGATTGATGATATTCCGCCGTTACAAACAacaattttttagtttaattggcaTCTAATAAAAGAATTATTTAAGAAgatttataattataaatgaaACTTATAAATGAATAAGAtacaagctttttttttttttgtctaaaagTGACATGTAATTTTTATAATCTTCAATTTGAAAAAGTTTGTTAGTTTTTGAAAGAATGAATTTGTCTTTATAATTCACCAAGGCAATAAAATTTGTATAacactaaaaataataattacaacaaataatatattttaacaatACACCCAAATTTTAATGTACTATAACTtatgaattttttaaatatttcaatttttttactgATCAAAACTTGACACATTATCGAGATAacctacaaaaataaaaaatccaaactTAATACATATATGGCACAACaacttataaaaaaattattaatattattttagaattatttgATTTTCGATATATGAATTGGCTTTTAAAGATTCAAAGTACATTCTGATTATTTCAAGTTGAGATTCATGATTTAGTCTAAATATTATCTCGCACTCATTAGTGGTTTTATCTTCATAAATCTTTATATTTGTGAATTAATGAAAGCATTTCTCTTCAAGGAGTGTGTCTGCTCTACTTCTATGTCGGTTCTTATAAATGAGTCTCCCTCTAAGCCCTTCAACATGGAAAGGAGTCTTAGATAAGGTGACCCGATGTCTCCCTTTCTGTTCGTGTTAGTAGTTGATGTTCTCCACAGAATGATTGGAAAGGCGGTGAGGAATGGTCGTATCTCTCCGTTGTTGGTAGAGCGAGATAACATTAAGTTGTCTCACTTGCAGTTTGCGGATGATACTATCCTGTTCTGCCCTATTGAGGAGAAAATCATCAGAAACTACAAACGGTTGTTGCATTATTTTGAGTTGATGTCCGGGTTGAGTATTAACTTTGAGAAGTCCAACTTTATTCCAGTTAATTGTGAGCAGCGTTAGACGTAGAAGATGTGTTTACTATTGGGCTGTAAGGAGGCATCATTACCAGTCAAATACCTGGACATTTTTCTGGGAGCAAATCCGAGGTTGGTTAAGACATGTAAGCCAGTAATTGACAAGGTAGAAGAGAAGATGAGTCTGTGAAAAATAAAGACCCTCAATAAAGTGGGAAAGCTGGTGCTCATTAAGTCCGTGCTTAATAGCCTGCCTATTTACTACCTCAACTTATATAAGATGCCCAAAGCAGTGGCGAAAAAGCTGATTTTCCTACAAAGACAGTTCTTGTGGAGTAAAGAGGATGGGAGGTACGGGATGCCGTTAGTAAAATGGGAGTTGGTTATGGCCCCAAAAAAGGCAGGTGGTCTGGGAGTTGGTGATGCAGTGGTTTGGAATGCAGTCCtactgtttaagtggtggtggaggttttcAAAAGAAGACTGTCCTCTATGGAAGAAAGTTGTTTGCTCCTGTAATAACATAATTTCTTCTGAGATGTTGAGCGGCCAGCCTATACCTACGAGAGGGGGTCCATGGAAGGATATTTACCCATTACAGATCAGGAAACCGTATGTAGAAAGAAGATGATTAGAGGCTTGTCTATGGAAGTCAGGAATGGCAGAACAACCCGATTTTGGGAGGATAGCTGGTTACCTAATGGGGTGTTGAAAGATATGTTCCCAAGACATTTCTCGGTCTCAAACCTTAGAGGATCTGTTATAGGAaattgtgggttctgggatgggttagagtggatttggagTTTCCAATGAAGGAGAGAATTATTCCAATGGGAACTGGAGTTAGTAAACCATCTTCATGAGAGTTTACAATCAGTTAAGCTAACATTTGAGAGAGAGGATAGAGTGGTCTGGAAATTTGATAGACAAAgtattttttcaactaactcttttgtgcaaGTATTGCAAGCAGAAGCACTCCAGGAGGATATCACAAGCTATAGCTTCACTAATGCTATTTGGTGAGGCGTCGTCCCACCAAGGATTGAGTTGTTTGCTTGGTTTGTGTTAGTTGGAACGGTGAATACTAAGGATAGACTGTGTAGATTAGGTGTTATTGACCAAAATGATCATATGTGTGTGTTATGTGATAAGTTTGTAGAGTCTGTCTTTCATTTGTTTATTAGATGTGAGCTCTCTTGCCAGATGCGGGGTGCTTGACTGTTCGCTCTAGGGAGGAGTTGGACGATGCCAGGCTCACTAAAGCAACACTTTGAAAGTTGGATATCTGTTTCAGCAAGAAAGGCGGAGAAAAAGCGGTGATTCATTGGTTTCTTTGTTGTTATTTGGACAATTTGGCAGGAAAGAAATGACAGAATCTTCACAAATAAAGCCTCAAGTATGGGGGAGTGGATCCTCTTCGGTGGACAAAAAACTGGATGGTGTCCAGTGTTTGATCTCACCCTTCATTATTCTCTCTCTCCTATTTAattttggtcccacttataaaattaaagatgagatatcacactttattttctcaagtattaaaaaaaatggagaggatccatttcccaAGTATGGTGAAAATTATAAACAAGTTCTTTAGTTTCTTCGATGACTGGTTCAGAGGTGAACCCCttagttgttgatggcaatgccgaagatgACTAGGGTTGTTAAATCCTTTGAGATGTAAGCTGGTGTTGTGCAGTTTTACATGTTTTCTTCGCTCCACCTTGTTGTGTTGAACTCCTTCTACTTCAAAAATTTTTCGTTAAGATCATCTGTTATTTTCTTTTGCCTCACCAAAATTTTGAACTTGTCAAAGAAATTTAGATTCGGCGCTACTTTTTTCTGGTGAGAAATTTTTTTCCTTAACATAattgtgtgtgtttggattatagTTTACAAATAggagtttgtataaaattgattttgtaaaattgatttgGATGAAAAGTACATTTgggttaacgtgatttatgtttgacaatctttatatcaaaattgattatagtaaaataaatgttgctTGAATTATACTActtaaaatcaaataatatagtaaataataaaaaaactcaTATAAAAACATAATATAAGAAATCAAAACACtacataaataatataaaaatatttatcatataaataaaaaatataataaaaaaatataaataaaaaatataataaaaaacataaaaattaaaatatgaaaatgagtactaaaaataataaaaaaaattaaaatattcaatttgctagtgattgaaataaatttgaatgattttgatgaaaaaaattgGAACGAAAAACTGTGAAGAAGTAGAAAGAACTAGAAAGAACTACTATGAAAGTAATAGTtactaatattatttttatagaagaaaatgaaggatagaattgataaaaaaaaaaatttttttatgtaattttctAATAGTAATAGCAACCATGAACGTGAAATGCAGAAGTTACAAATTTGAGCTTCTCCTAAACGTATGTCCAGTGACAGAATCAATCCTgtctttagaaaaataaaaattgccAAACACTAAAGTAAAACTTTCAAAAATTCAAGGGACTTCTCTCCTCTTCAACATGCCAAACACACCTAATTCTAATATTCATAGTCTCAACCAACTTTTCCAATTCTCCTACCAAtattaagtgtgtgtttggattacagtttgcaaACGGGAGTttgcatagaattgattttgcaaacttgattttgatgaaaagtaagtttgtgttaacgtgatttatgtttggcaatctttatatcaaaatggattataataaaataaatgttgtttggtctactcaaaatcacttttagatgaaaaattactaaaagagacatcaattaaaataattttaaatgttattctattattttattttagatatttgaataaattaaatacaataaaaatataacaatagaaaattaaaaaataacataaaaaaatgatatgaaaaatatttatcatataaataaaaaatacaataaaaaacataaaaatcaaaatatgaaagaaagaactaaaaataataaaaaaaattaaaatctttatCCTGACAATGATGAAAATAAATCTGGAAAAAAAATTTGTAACCAAGAACATACAGAGAAGAACATACAGAAAATGTGAAATTATGTGGTTATGTGCATCATTTTTATAGAAGAAATGAAGGGTACAATTGGTAGATATGGAATAAATTTCTTATCTAATTCCTTCAATGATAATTAACTTTTCCAACGTGAACCTAGAAGCTTGAATTTTTAGCTTCACGTGAACCTACGTTAGGAGGTGAAAGCACTTCTGGGTTAGAAGTTCCAAAAAGTTGCCAAACATGACAATGAGACGTTCAAAACACTTAAACGGACTTTTCTATTCCACAACGTGAACCCCAAACACACCCTAAGCTGTCTTAAAATTTTTCTATGTCAGTTGGTGATTCACTCTCTTGAATAAAAAATGATTAAACAATGGTGTAAAATGATTTATACGTGCATCAAAATCAAACTTTTTTTTCAAAGAATTATAAAAGAAGgtcaaaattaaactcttgtaAAAATCAGCCCATTGTTTACAGGAAAACGATTACTAGTCCCTTGTATTTTGTGCTTTCTCGTCCAGTTaactctctttcctcttcttcAAGTAATCACATCACAACTCTCTAAATTCCACCTTGCATTCAGCCAACAACTGTCGAAGAATCTTCTCGAGAAAGCGCGAAAGTTTTACAAATCAGCTTGGGTTCATTATTCCTCGATTTTATTCGTTCCTTTTCCGTCTGCCGGTAATTCCTTCCGCAAACAGTCCATTAATGCTTTTCATTTTGTTACTGTGCTCTTTTTGTGTATTTACTAATATAATGTTCTCTATACTGTGTATTTGATTCAATGCTTTACGCATAGTTTAAAAATCTATTGCTAGCGTGTAGTAATGTTTGCGAAAATGATTTTTGGCATTTGAGTGGTTGGGTTTGGTATTAGATTTGGATATATTCTTAATCTTGAATTATTATTAAGGGTCATTGCTTAGGGTTATGAGCAATCCAATAAGATTTCGTTTTTGTATGTGCTTGTGCTAGGATTGGTCTCCAAATATGCCCTATGAAAGCTATGAAATAGAAATTGCTTCCAATTTTCATGCCTTTTGTCCTGATATAATATAATTTATGCGTGCTGCTGCTGCTTCGATCATTCAAATCAAGAGCATGTGCTTTGTTTTGATGTCAAAAGTAGTAAATGGCATGTTCTCACTTCTTGGTTATCCTGGAGTTTTTAACCCGCCTAAAATGCAAATATGAATATTTTTTGCGAGGTgaatttttcttaattaatgctTCTGAGGTAATCTGGGCTGATTTGAGTCTACTAATTTTGAACACTAGGTTTGAATCGGGTTTTTGCAGACGTTAATTAGACTTGGATGATGAGGCATCCTTTTGATTTTAATGCTACATCTTCAATTCAAGTACTCAACTCAATGCCTATAGAGCCCCTTTTTTGGGGGTCTCTTATACCTCAAGGTTATGGATTCAAACAGTGGAATTAGCCACCGATAGTTGCAGTAAGATTTGGCTGTCTATATTACATTCTTTGGATGTGGCCTTTCTCCGAACCCAGTATAATGCGGGATGCTTTGCACTGATATGCCTGTAATCGCGTCTAACTTCTGAGGTTGTTCGTATTACTATTACATTAGGAATTTAGGATTAAGATGACTCAAGTTTACTCTAATTGCCATAAGTCCCTGACTCCCTTGGTAGCTCGTCAAGGTTGCAGCCATTATCTTTGCcccctttaatttctttgttgcaTTTTTCAAGCTAAAAGTAACTAGATATCTGATTTTATATGTACATATGCTACAGGGGAAAGTCTTTTCTCAGAATTCTTTTTTCTAGTTTCATCTGTTGGTGTTTCTAACTGTTCATAGATAGTGTcgtcttatttcttcttttagagtCTTCTTATGCATTGAAATCCATATTCTTCTTCCGAATAAAGTCAAGCAAACTATCTGAGAGTGTATTTCTTCTAAAAatttatgttttagttacttattttgattgaaaatatgttaAAAGTATATTCGTTGATGATCATTGAGTTAATGGTATGAATTTTTGAACTATTGCAATCTCAGAGAGCATGGACACTCAGAAAGGCCAATCTGAAAAGCAGTCTTTACCTACAACCAATCCATCTGTTGTTACTTCTTGTCGAAAGAAGAAGAACGAGGAAGCAACTTTCTTGGAGGATTTGAAAGATCACATTGACGAGTTCATTCATGCTTCTATGGATGAACACAAGACTTGCTTTAAGAATACAGTTCAGAAGGTTTGTCCTCTGTACCTAAAATTGAAAAATGCTTTGACAACCACAAGTCAAGCATCAAGAAGTAAATAGTAATCATGTAGAAGAATCAAAATTATTCTCATAGTTTAATTTTAAGGGATAACGTTGAGGACAATTCTATCTTCGTTTTTCCCCCCTCATAATTGTTGGTTGTTCTTTTACTAATGGTTGTCAAATTAGTTTTCCTAATTATTTGTGTAACATTTCTTTAACATTTGCTGATGTAAGTTGTTTTGCATGAATTTCAGATGTTTGGTTTATCTAAGGTGGTTGCTGAGCAGAACGCTAATGCTGCAAGAGAAGTTGAAAGTTCTTTGCATCTTCAGACAACTGTACAAGATTAGTTTTCTTGTAAAGGAATTGCATTATGTTTAGTTGTTTTCACCGATAATGTTTCTGAGTTTCACAATCATCATTGAAGTTGGTGTTTTCATCACCAATTTAGTTAACAAAATAAATGTATGCAATTAATTGCCGTTGTGGTAATCTAATTGCTCGTTGAATTGCATTAGAGCATCAATGGTAGAAGAGATTCATAACTGCTTTGAGATGTGAAAAAACTGTTAAAACTCAGGTCAAGGtgcccaaacataaaaaatagtCATCGTTGAATTTGTTTTGCTAAATAAATGTAACAATTTTTTACTGAAACTTTTCCAACCCACTTCGGAAAAAATATTCGGCCGACGATAAGGATTTAACAATAGATTACATGCCAAATTACCGTTGTTCATTTAGGTTTAAAGCAATAAATTGTTCGACACTACATAACAAAATAATTGATTGCATACAATCACATCAAAAACATAAAGAATTGACCTGCTGTGCAATCTTCGTCTTCTAGTCTTCGCCAAGAAATATTCCtttcgaaataaattaataatgagAACGCATTAATAGGCTTGGGTTAATGTTGAACGAACCTAGCAAAGAACCTTTAGAGGCAAACTCAACAACCAAAACTTGCATGATTATGGATGTAATCAATAATTGCAGGATTCACATGGACGTAACTGGAAAGCTGTTCGGTCTTGGAAGCGGAACTGTGGGGAGCCTACCATGGGATGAGAATAGGTTGGGACATGAGAAGGCTTATTGTGGAAGTAGATTCAACAGAGGTCTATGACATTCTGAGTCGAAAAGTTTCACTCGCAGAAGACTAGTGTCCTATTAAGAGATATTTAGGACATGATAAGGAGACTATGGGAGCTTGCTTTCAATCACACGTTACGTGAAGGCAATGAATGTGCTGATTGGTTGGCGAAAAGGAGCCTAGGAAGCAATCTGGGTTCATCTTCTTAAACTCACCGCCGCGTGATGtcttttttttgtttcaattGAAATGGGACTaagccaagaaaagaaaaactaagTACAAATTAATCCCCTGTTAAGAGATATTCAGGACATGATAAGGAGACTATGGGAGCTTGCTTTCAATCACACGTTCCGTGAAGGTAATGAATGTGCTGATTGGTTGGCGAAAAGGAGCCTAGGGAAGCAATCTGGGTTAATCTTCTTAGACTCACCGCCGCGTGATCTCTCTTTTTTGTTTCAATTGAAATGGGACTAAgtccaagaaaagaaaaattaagtaCAAATTAATCCCCTATTAAGAGATATTCAGGACATGATAAGGAGATTATGGGAGTTTGCTTTCAATCGCACGTTCCGTGAAGGTAATGAATGTGCTGATTGGTTGGCGAAAAGGAGCCTAGAGAAGCAATCTGGGTTCATTTTCTTAGACTCAATGCTGCGTGATCtctcttttttgttttaattGAAATGGGACTAAGCCCAAGAAAAACTAAGTACAAATTAATCTCTTGTTAAGAGATATTCAAGACATGATAAGGAGACTATGGGAACTTGCTTTCAATCACACGTTCTGTGAAGACAATAAATGTGCTGATTGGTTGGCGAAAAGGAGCCTAGGAAAGCAATCTGGGTTCATCTTCTTAGACTCACCGCCGCCACGTGATCtctcttttttgttttaattGAAATGGGACTAAACCcaagaaaaataaaactaaatacaAATTAATCCCCTGTTAAATAGAGAGTACTTAGCCGTTTGTTTCTTTGGGCCTTGGCCCTTTATGTTCACCGAAAAAAGTGAAAGGAAGGATACTATCGTCAACTTATTAAAGTTATAAGGTATTTCTCTTTAACTTTTATTATTTAGGTCTTGCTTTAATAATTTTTGTATACTTGGTCTTTCTAATAATTAACCTCTCTTGGAGGTTCGTACTGTTAATTAATTTTCCCATCAAATTAAGTCTTATCTGCTTAAGTTATGTAGTTTTGTTAGCAGAGTGTTTGCAAGAAGTGGTATAAGTTGTTTGGTTAGGTCGAtaaatttaaaggaaaaaaagtaaGCAACAcatatttgtatatttttatttcgtaatttttttatttcactttatTATGTTGAACTTtcttgttaaaaaaataaaaaagaaatgaagGATAACTTTGCTTTGGAAGCTCAGAAGTATAGAATATGAAATTATAGTTCTGAACATGAGAGGAATTGTTGTGTTGGTTATGATTGTCTTAGTGATTGTTGTAGTTGTCTTAGTATGCAAATGGTGAAGACAATTTAGCATCATGTATCCTTGTACTTGTCTTAGTTTGC is a genomic window of Arachis ipaensis cultivar K30076 chromosome B06, Araip1.1, whole genome shotgun sequence containing:
- the LOC107605252 gene encoding uncharacterized protein LOC107605252 isoform X1 → MTQVYSNCHKSLTPLVARQESMDTQKGQSEKQSLPTTNPSVVTSCRKKKNEEATFLEDLKDHIDEFIHASMDEHKTCFKNTVQKMFGLSKVVAEQNANAAREVESSLHLQTTVQD
- the LOC107605252 gene encoding uncharacterized protein LOC107605252 isoform X2; the protein is MDTQKGQSEKQSLPTTNPSVVTSCRKKKNEEATFLEDLKDHIDEFIHASMDEHKTCFKNTVQKMFGLSKVVAEQNANAAREVESSLHLQTTVQD